Proteins encoded by one window of Methanobrevibacter sp.:
- a CDS encoding DegT/DnrJ/EryC1/StrS family aminotransferase, whose translation MFKFKTPSEKTRKIMSEVALGNSSTNFEESCIEKIRKLTGKDEVKITTSGNNSIFIALASVNGDIIVPDQGGWHGFKQIAKFLNKNVITLKTDLGLINTEYLDELDIKENSALIYTSFAGYCAEQDTKAIAECCKDKNIITIEDASAGIGDSENRLGKYSDIILASTGSPKIINVGQGGFIATDNSEIFKKTSMPQKLSKTSEIVCSGIDSELDNVSEKLDLTVNATNYLKKYIPNVLHADKRGINVIIQHDDAKSIAWNLKKTLTTDKSGFITTCPNYNRIKQKAIAIEIKNLDYSCLEKEYLDKIIEEIEINNLL comes from the coding sequence ATGTTTAAATTTAAAACCCCCTCTGAAAAAACAAGAAAAATAATGTCTGAAGTTGCATTGGGAAATTCCAGTACCAACTTTGAAGAGAGTTGCATTGAAAAAATAAGAAAATTAACCGGAAAAGATGAAGTTAAAATCACTACAAGCGGAAACAACAGTATTTTCATAGCACTTGCGTCAGTAAATGGAGATATCATAGTTCCAGACCAAGGGGGATGGCATGGATTTAAACAGATTGCAAAATTCCTGAACAAGAACGTGATTACATTAAAGACTGATTTGGGACTTATAAACACTGAATATTTGGATGAATTGGACATCAAAGAAAACTCAGCATTGATTTACACAAGCTTTGCAGGATACTGTGCAGAGCAGGACACAAAAGCAATTGCTGAATGCTGCAAAGACAAAAATATTATAACAATAGAGGACGCCTCTGCAGGAATCGGAGATAGTGAAAACAGACTTGGCAAATATTCAGACATAATATTGGCATCAACAGGATCACCCAAGATTATCAATGTTGGTCAGGGCGGTTTTATTGCAACAGACAATTCTGAAATTTTCAAAAAAACATCAATGCCACAGAAATTAAGCAAAACATCGGAAATTGTATGTAGTGGTATAGATAGTGAACTTGATAATGTTTCAGAAAAATTAGATCTTACAGTAAATGCAACAAACTACTTAAAAAAATACATTCCAAATGTATTACATGCTGATAAAAGAGGCATTAATGTAATTATACAACATGATGATGCTAAGTCAATTGCTTGGAACTTGAAAAAGACACTTACCACAGACAAAAGCGGGTTCATCACAACATGTCCAAACTACAATAGAATAAAACAGAAGGCAATTGCAATTGAAATCAAAAACCTTGACTACAGCTGCCTTGAAAAAGAGTATTTGGATAAAATAATTGAAGAGATAGAAATTAATAATCTACTGTGA
- a CDS encoding KEOPS complex subunit Cgi121: MMYMENIQILGFKGSINSIGETLDLIDEIKEDGEIIQLLNADSIVSKNHIIHGVNQALLAFERGENLAKDLSVEIALRCSAQRQISKAFKILGLKEGQMNLCAILINSKDHTSELSEIFNLDDGVFECYDENIIKIYKISSQELENMSLEEIVIDRITKLTVDY, encoded by the coding sequence ATGATGTACATGGAAAATATTCAAATATTAGGTTTTAAAGGATCAATCAATTCTATTGGAGAAACACTTGATTTAATTGATGAAATTAAGGAAGATGGTGAAATTATCCAGCTTCTTAATGCGGATTCAATAGTTTCAAAAAACCATATAATCCACGGTGTAAATCAGGCACTTCTTGCTTTTGAGAGGGGCGAAAATCTTGCTAAGGATTTGAGTGTTGAGATTGCACTTAGGTGTTCCGCCCAAAGACAGATTTCAAAGGCATTCAAAATATTGGGTTTAAAAGAAGGGCAAATGAATCTATGTGCCATTTTAATCAACAGCAAAGATCACACTTCCGAATTATCTGAAATCTTCAATTTGGATGACGGTGTTTTTGAATGTTATGATGAAAATATAATTAAAATTTATAAAATAAGTTCTCAAGAGTTGGAAAACATGTCTCTTGAGGAAATTGTCATTGATAGAATTACAAAGCTCACAGTAGATTATTAA